The Anguilla anguilla isolate fAngAng1 chromosome 2, fAngAng1.pri, whole genome shotgun sequence genome contains the following window.
acacacacacacacacacataaccccccctctctctctcacacacacacacgcgcacacatacactgcgCCTCCTCTTCTGGTCCCCACAGTAACTACACAGACGTAGCAGCTTAGCaacagagagcgagaggggaCGTTGGCAGTCGGAAGAATACAATATCACCGTTCTGCATCATTTCTATATTTGAACGAAGAGGGACGGGAAATAACAGAAAGAGACGACACGAAGAAGCTAGACTTATAACGTTATCTTTCCGAAACAATTCTTTATATTGGTTTAAAAAGGGGGTTTTAAAGGCTTTTGAATTTAAAAGCGGGTAATGGGAGGGTATGTGGCATGATAGCGCACCGTAGCGCTATCTAGTTTCTCGTATAAATCAGAGACACTCGATTTCTACTGAGTGCGGTTTGTTCGGACCGTGGGTGTTTTCTCCCAACCGGAAAGTTGTTTTTCATAACAAGCTATTCTCTTTTATATCGACCTCTCCCACCGCCACCCTGAAGTTCATCGTGGTTTTGTTGGCCGCCGGGATGCTGGCCTTCCTCGGCGCGGTCATATGCATCATTGCCAGCGTCTACCCGGGGTCTTCTAGCCCTGCACATCTCCCACTGGCGGACAACCAGTCGCTGTCTCCGGACGCAGTGTTGCAGTCACTGTCTCCGGGTTCTGTTGCACGCGCTGGCTCTTTGGGCGCTCTCCACGGTTCTGAATCAACAGAAGCTGGAGGTTTGGGAGTCAACCTGGAGGCGCCTACATTCAACGAACTGAGCAATTCGGGCGGGATCGGGTCAGGAGGGAGGAAACAGTTCAGTTTTAGCCGGCTCATCTGCACCCCTATTCCTGCTGGAGAATGCAAATCAAATAACCTTCAGCAACAAGCCGACGAGCCGTCTTCGTACGCCGGCGAGGACCTGGGATACTTCCGTACCACCGCGGAGCAACTGCGGCAGACCGTGCTGCAGCAGAAAGACCAGATACTAATGGACCAGCGAACAATAAGGGAACTTACGGGGAAACTGTCTGAATGTGAAAGCGGACTGGAGGAGCGCAGCGCAGAGGTCGAAAGAAGCGTGGGGCTGTGGGGAGATAACCGCCGCCTCATGGCTGGTGACGACGTGCAGTCTCTGGCTTTAGCTCAGATGCAAACTGCCCGCGCTGTGGAGGAGCTAGAGCGAGCCATTCTTCAGTTGAAGGACCGCATAGAGAAACTGGAGGTAACTGATGAGCTAGACCGGCGAAACAATGGCGTGCTGTCGCGTGATTCTCATTGGAACATACTGTCCTCGCTCTTACTATACTCTTTTGGAAAACATGGCCAGTTTGTGTTTTGTCGCTCCTGTTGATCTCCTTTTCATCAAGAGGTTTACAGATAGGCGGAATGGTCTGTTGTAAGACGGGATGGGTGTTTTAAATTGGTTGCCTGATATGGTATCGCGGTAAATTACATAATTGAGGAAGAGCTTCATGACTGGCTGACAATCAGTGAAAATGGATTAGGTTCCCTGCTAAAAACGTGTTTTAGCCTCTATTAGTCTGACCACGagtcaaattgttttttaaatgatgcaggAATAGACAGCGTTGATGCTCtaagtgaaatttattttaaaaggttaGGTTAACTCCCCACTAGAGTCGCATGATCTTTCTTATAGTTTATATCACCAAGTCTGTATTCTGAAAATCTATAAATGACTTGGTGATAAATGACCGACAACTATAACTGTCTTTCCTAGATTTCAAAGTTAATACTTTCCTGCTATTTGTTGCCTAATTCGTGTGCCATTCTGCAGCAacagcaatttttttaaatcacaggaTAATGATTATCCCCATAACTGtcccgggaaaaaaaacaacaaaaacaaatcaaatttagTTTCAAATATTCAAGAATTgtgacaaatattcaaataattgtCTAAATGTTCTCAAAAGGCATATGTCCGCACGACATTACCtatatgaaaatgcatgaagGATATTAAAGTGGCCTACTTAATCTGAAATAAGATATAATTGTGAATATCACTCAAATTAGTATTCGTATGACAAGGGGAGGTTTAACAGTATAACTGCATAGAGGATTTTAATGAACACAGGCCTATCGACTCCCCGCGTCCCTCGCGACTCCTAACCGTTCCGTGAGCTCTCACACCGGCCGAGCTGGGGCACCTGCTGCGTGGGTCCTTCCGGACGCATATTGCCACATAAGAAGAGGTGGTCAATAGATCTATGGGATCTAAAGTTTAGTGCAGCGTCATGGAGTAGTAATGTTGGGTGGTCGTAACGTCTTTTTTTCAAGCGCTCGTGCCCTCTGCATGTTAATGTGTCGCTGTGTTTACGCCGTATTGAGTAGATTGAATGTGCTGCAGTGCattgccctgtgtgtgtgtgtgttcgtgtgtgtgagcaagtgaGGGAGAAAGGAGACAGATTTTCTTGGCCTCATTCTGAAACGGTCCTCATGGAAAGATAGTATACTTCAGTTTCCAGTCAGAGTAAGTATATTCACACAAACCTAACCTCAGTCGACATCTGTCGCTTAGTCTTTCTCATTAACTGTCTCACATTCTCACTGCTTCTAGGCTGTATCtctatgtctgtctctctcacacacatgcacacacatcattgAGAAagacacatacatactgcaATGTGCCACAATGTCCACACTGTATCTCCCTTACAGTTCTAATTCTGGGGCCAATGAACCAGATGCAACTAATGAAGCTGCATATTAAGTACCGAGTACTAAGTATTGTCTATGAAATGAACAGTGAATGACATCAGGCTTCTATTCCTTCTTGTTTTCTTGTCTTCCAGTCGGAGTTAGGCCCCTTAGCCCATAACCTGACGGAGATTAGCTTAAAGGGTCTTGGAAGCATCTCTGGAACCCCCAGGAGGCTGGGCGCGGCCACCCAGTGGCGGGCGGAGGACCTGGAGGGCGAGCTGGAGAGGAAGAtcgagctgctggagaaggagagggcaGCCCTCCGCAAGCAGACGCAGAGCCACCATCAGGAGATGGACCAGGGGATCAGCTCCCTGCACCACCGCATCGCCCAGCTGGAGCAGAGTGAGCACGGGCGAGCGCGGGCAGGGGCGCTAATGGGGTGGTGTCTTACATTCCCTGTAAAAACAAGGGGAAACAGTCTGAGATGCCCTGTATAAACAAGGGGAAATAGTCTGAGATGCCCTGTATAAACAAGGGGAAATAGTCTGAGATGCCCTGTATAAACAAGGGGAAATAGTGTGAGATGCCCTGTATAAACAAGGGGAAACAGTCTGGGATGCCCTGTATAAACAAGGAGAAATAGTCTGAGATGCCCTGTATAAACAAGGGGAAATAGTCTGAGATGCCCTGTATAAACAAGGGGAAATAGTGTGAGATGCCCTGTATAAACAAGGGGAAACAGTCTGGGATGCCCTGTATAAACAAGGGGAAATAGTCTGAGATGCCCTGTATAAACAAGGGGAAACAGTCTGAGATGCCCTGTATAAACAAGGGGAAATAGTCTGAGATGCCCTGTAGAAACAAGGGGAAATAGTCTGAGATGCCCTGTACAGACAGGTGTGAGAAATGGTGTGGCAAAGAGAGACAAGCAGAAGTGAAGCTGGTTTGTGTGGGGGGAGAAGGGTAGAGAAGAAGAGTGAGGCCTGAAATAAATAGATGCTGgtaaaggaagggggggagagaaagtgagggtTTAAGACTGAGACCTTGACTTTCGACGGTCCTTTACCGAACACACAAAAACGTACGCATGTCAGCAAGGGGTTCCCCTCAGCTAAACGCAGACAACTTTCAATCCTCCCAGGCCTGTCGGAATACGACTACCCCGACGGCTTCCGGCTGTCCTTCCCGCTGCGGACCAACTACATGTACGGCCGGGCGAAGCGGGCCGTGCCGGAGCTGCACGCCCTGACGGCCTGCCTGTGGCTGCGGGCCAAGGAGGGCGGCGTCGGCACGCCCTTCTCCTACTCAGTGGCGGAGCAGCCCAACGAGCTGGTGCTCCTGCAGGGCCTGCACAGCCCCGTGGAGCTGCTCATCAGCGACAAGGTCAGAGCCCAGctcgcggcgcggcgcggcgaggCGCGGCGTGGCGGGGGGCGAAGGCCGCCATGTTCCCGTCGGGTGAAGTCTGGGATTACGCCTGGACACTGCCTGCGTTTGCATCCATCTCACATTTATTCCCCTTATTTTTGTATACAGCTCGGCTCAgagtcttttttctttatttgtgtattatttGGTTGGAGGGCCTTTCACAACTTTATTTCTAGGGTTGTAGACTGTGGCGTGCATGCTGAATCACGTGTTTGGGTGTTTTTGCACTTTCATTTAGTGGTAATTCATTTTCCTGCCGTTTGAAAACTTTTTCTGTGCTCTCCAGCGAGGGAGAGTTTGCGTTCTGTGTCTGATCTGGAATATAAAATGAAGCGTTGAAATATTGGATCTGACTGCATGCTGTTTCTGGAAGCCACATTCTGCCAGTTTTGTTGCATCGCTCTATTCAGGCTTTGACTGgcatatcctcctgagaccacGGTTTTTGGTActtacattttttgacataatgcaaGTGTCTCAGACGACTGAAAgaaactgcagtgaaaatatttttttagacgttatttattttatgtttatttaatgtcccttgtagtgtaggtttcagcatagtataATATATGGTTTTTAATATTAAGACCAGAGACCATGTCCtgtacaggggacaaaaatacAGGTCTCAGCAGGTTATTGTCCAGACCACTGCGACGTCCATGTTCCCCTGAACCTCACCCTAGTGTTCCTACTGTAAATAAACGTAGACCGCAAACGGCCCAACCTCATCAGCCACTCTCAACCGTACCGAAGTGCCAACGTGTCTTTACCCCGCTCCTCCCGCAGGTGGCGCAGCTGCCCTTGTCCTTGCCGCCAGACAGCTGGCAGCACGTGTGCATTAGCTGGACCCTGCGGGACGGGGTGTGGAAGGCCTACCAGGGGGGCCAGctgaagggggaaggggagggcctGGCTGCCTGGCACCCTATTCGACCCGGCGGGGTGCTCATACTGGGGCAGGAGCAGGTAAGCAAGTCTTCTCCGATTTCACTGCCGTGACACAAATGCACTGATCTGGGGCAGGTTGAGACTCGGGTAGAAATAGTTTAGAGCCGGTGGTCATATTACAGCAACGCTAAAGCACAGAAGATGAGCGGAGTATGTGCTGTCGTTCCTCACCTTACGGTCCAGATTGAGTACGCAGAACCATATCGGTGGCCAAACGATCTGACTACGTCTGTGATGCCATGGAgcaacacatacatttataagattgctgttattattatattttaagaaGATTGGGATTGATGCAGAGAGCAAGTATCTAAGCGGAATTTTGTTCAGTGGTGGAAATGAATGACTCTGGAACGTTTCAGTATTCAGCAGATACTCTTATACAGCGCGACgcacacagataaaaaaaattttttacgcACAATCAATTTatgcactacactacactgccgttGCACTACAGGGCCCTGGAGTCACTGCAGAATTCACTGCGTGTCTGCACGTACGTGAGCTGAGCTCCGGGAAGTGGATGTGGATGGAACGTGTTCTCATAAAATACTTGAGCTTCATTAGAGCCAGGCTACTAAACCATgctcctggagggccgcagctcCTGTGGGCTTCCATTACTGCCAGGCAATTAGGCATCTGATTCAGCTGAGCGCTGGCAGGTACTCTCCCTCCTCAGCCCTGTGTCAGAGAATGCGAGAGATTAATAAAGAGCTGGAGTTGGAGTTGGACTGTGGCCCCCCCTTCGGGGCTGTATTGCATTAAACCCGCTGTGGggctgcattgtgtttttaCGCTCGTAGGAAATGGATATGGCTCCTACTCTCGAGACCGTCGTAGCTCACCCTGACGCCAATCCTACCTGATTCCACACTCGTTTACCGCTCTCCTCCTGTGATCCCTCGTTCTTTGCACTCTGTCCCCTCACACCGGTCTACTTCCTCAACCTTAATCTGTGCTACTCTCTGTGACCCACATGCTCTGATCCCCCATACCACCGAGCCCTCTACTTCTACCTGTGTACTGATCCATCCTCTTCCACTGTATCTCCAATCTAACCTCTGCtattcccccctctctctctctcactctccctcttctctctctctccctcttcttctctctctctctccctctttcactcactctctctctctctctctccctctttctctcacactctctctctccctctccttctctcactctctctctctccttctctctctctctctctccctctctctccctcttatcGGAGCAGGACACTCTTGGGGGGCGCTTCGACGCGTCCCAGGCCCTGGTGGGGGGGCTGTCCCAGTTCAACCTGTGGGACCGGGTCCTGACGCCGGCGGAGATCTCGGGCCAGGCCGAGTGCAGCCGGCCCGCCCTGGGCAACGTGGTGCCCTGGACAAACAGAGACATTGAGGTTTTCGGAGGGGCCATCAAGGAGCCCCGGGACCCCTGCGCCGAGCGTGCCAACACCCAGccgtgaggaggaggaggaggaggagtggtgCTGTGCAGGAGAATTGGGGGCGTCTTATTGGCTGTCGTATTTCTACACAGAATGCGATAGGCTCATGCCGTTGCTAGCGTGGGCAGGggtttttgttccttttcctCGTGGGGCAGGTTTGTGATCTGCTCTACATTCTTTAAATGAGCTTTTACAAGTGGAGCCGTTCTCCATTTCGGGAGCAGAGTGCTCCAGAGCCTTGTCTTGTCTCGTGTCCTGCTTGTATTCTTCTTTTTAAGAGGTGATTTCTGGTGCAGTCTTGAGCGACGGCgtcacattttttattctcGGGTGACAGCCGGGGGATATTGTTCTGTACAGCATATTTGTCCTCATGTTATGCTGTTTGTTAACTTCTTATCGTGACGTGTCTTTTGTAGTCTCTCCTGTAGTCTCGCACCCTTGCCACTGGCTAACATCGCAGTTACCGCTATGTCACACCAACAACTATGAAAACGGTATGTTAGTCGGACAGCACAGACTGACTGTTtaccttcctgtaggttttctaCGGTGCAGAGTACCACACATAAGTTCCcttaaagcatatttaaaaatgaagtggCTGTCCCTCTGAAGACACTCACCATGATTGCAAGCTGGGTCTTACAGccgcagacactgcagcagtgagccGCGCGATGCCATTGGCCGACTGTGAAGGCGAGACACGTCCGGGCCCGTTCCGCGAGGGGG
Protein-coding sequences here:
- the LOC118220925 gene encoding neuronal pentraxin receptor-like; the protein is MLAFLGAVICIIASVYPGSSSPAHLPLADNQSLSPDAVLQSLSPGSVARAGSLGALHGSESTEAGGLGVNLEAPTFNELSNSGGIGSGGRKQFSFSRLICTPIPAGECKSNNLQQQADEPSSYAGEDLGYFRTTAEQLRQTVLQQKDQILMDQRTIRELTGKLSECESGLEERSAEVERSVGLWGDNRRLMAGDDVQSLALAQMQTARAVEELERAILQLKDRIEKLESELGPLAHNLTEISLKGLGSISGTPRRLGAATQWRAEDLEGELERKIELLEKERAALRKQTQSHHQEMDQGISSLHHRIAQLEQSLSEYDYPDGFRLSFPLRTNYMYGRAKRAVPELHALTACLWLRAKEGGVGTPFSYSVAEQPNELVLLQGLHSPVELLISDKVAQLPLSLPPDSWQHVCISWTLRDGVWKAYQGGQLKGEGEGLAAWHPIRPGGVLILGQEQDTLGGRFDASQALVGGLSQFNLWDRVLTPAEISGQAECSRPALGNVVPWTNRDIEVFGGAIKEPRDPCAERANTQP